In Pseudorasbora parva isolate DD20220531a chromosome 9, ASM2467924v1, whole genome shotgun sequence, the following proteins share a genomic window:
- the vcam1a gene encoding vascular cell adhesion protein 1 encodes MCGVKCITFVLWINILRVITENPVFESYLAPLKPVNDIGTDLELTCRANACPENVTFMWNTLLDRFHGGEITNEPTVSHLLIRNITIKHINKVVCTAFCMGKKIGKENTADIQVFSFPQDPVIPKIKSLIANHTQMLNCTVHNVYPLSKLQIEWIRENETLRVETPDEFDDDHVQNYSSAFNYTPSALDLGKNISCKATLNIPERGLQRIRDSNVEYGPGTITVSNKSASVKLGEHLEITCDADGNPKPTILWWKEETEPAQNESQNEKLIINNASWSQAGWYRCGASNGVGSQQMRVKVVVLGPPNTPQIQLSQREDPKEGENITIFCSSDDGAELTLYRHSQREASGALSNSPVLFNIPSLQITDAGTYICEAKNDFGIERSILNITVEAKSDVVKKVDLPVAILPAAGSVSLLTIAGLLIRHCRKKSRSNTSDITLS; translated from the exons ATGTGTGGAGTGAAATGCATAACTTTTGTGCTTTGGATTAATATTCTCAGGGTGATAACAG AAAACCCTGTTTTTGAATCATATTTAGCCCCATTAAAGCCAGTAAATGATATTGGTACGGATTTGGAGCTGACCTGTCGTGCGAATGCTTGTCCGGAAAATGTGACATTCATGTGGAACACATTACTGGACAGATTTCACGGCGGTGAAATTACAAATGAGCCGACCGTTTCCCACCTGCTGATCAGAAACATCACAATTAAACACATAAATAAAGTTGTATGTACAGCTTTTtgtatggggaaaaaaatagGCAAAGAGAACACGGCAGATATACAAGTCTTCT CATTTCCACAAGATCCTGTAATACCCAAAATAAAGAGTTTGATAGCCAACCATACCCAGATGCTCAACTGCACAGTCCACAACGTTTACCCTTTGAGCAAGTTACAAATTGAGTGGATTCGTGAAAATGAGACACTCCGTGTGGAGACCCCTGATGAATTTGATGACGATCATGTTCAGAATTATTCCTCTGCGTTCAATTATACGCCGTCTGCCTTGGATCTGGGCAAGAATATCAGTTGCAAGGCTACACTGAATATCCCTGAAAGAGGACTTCAAAGAATTCGTGATTCAAATGTTGAAT ATGGTCCAGGGACTATTACAGTTTCCAATAAAAGTGCCTCAGTAAAGCTTGGCGAACATTTGGAGATAACATGTGATGCAGATGGAAATCCCAAACCAACAATATTGTGGTGGAAAGAGGAGACTGAACCTGCACAGAATGAGAGCCAGAATGAGAAGCTCATAATAAACAATGCTTCTTGGTCTCAGGCAGGATGGTACCGCTGTGGCGCGAGCAATGGAGTGGGAAGTCAGCAAATGAGGGTAAAAGTAGTTGTTCTAG GTCCTCCAAACACCCCCCAAATCCAGTTAAGCCAGAGAGAAGACCCAAAAGAAGGAGAGAACATAACCATATTTTGTTCTTCAGACGATGGAGCAGAACTAACTCTGTATAGACATTCTCAGAGAGAAGCGTCAGGAGCTTTGAGCAATTCACCTGTGCTTTTCAACATCCCATCCCTCCAAATAACAGACGCAGGGACTTACATTTGTGAAGCAAAAAATGACTTTGGCATTGAGAGAAGCATACTCAACATTACAGTTGAAG CAAAAAGTGACGTGGTGAAAAAGGTAGACCTGCCCGTTGCCATTCTGCCCGCTGCAGGGTCAGTGTCACTGCTGACTATCGCTGGGCTGCTGATCCGACACTGCAGAAAGAAATCCAGGAGCAACACCAGTGACATTACACTCAGCTAA